GGGTGCGCGAAGCCGTCGACGTCCCCGTCTTGCGCAAGGACTTCGTCCTGCACGAGGACCAGCTCGACGTCGTGGAGTCCGACGTGATTCTGCTCATCGTCCGGTTCCTAGAGGAAGACGGTACGGACGACCTCGCGGACCTACTCGCGGCCGCTCGCGAGCGGGGCTTCCAGGTCCTCGTCGAGACGCACACCGAGGCCGAGGTGGCGAAAGCACTCGACGCCGGCGCCGAGTTCGTCGGCGTCAACAACCGCGACCTCGCGAAGCTCGAGGTCGACCTCGCGACGTTCGAGCGCGTCTCGGCGTCGGTCCCCGAGAGCGTCACCCTCATTGCGGAAAGCGGCATACACACGCCCGACGACGTCACGCGGATGCGCCGGGCCGGCGCGGACGCGCTGCTGGTCGGGTCAGCCATCATGGACCACGGCGGCGATTCGGACGTGGCCGAGAACACCCGACGACTGACACACCCGGAGACAGAGACATGAGCACGGACGACGCACACGACCCCAAGTTCGGCGAGTACGGCGGACAGTACGTCCCCGAGGCGCTGATGCCAGCCATCGAGGAGCTGACCGACGCCTACGGGCGGTACGTACTGGAAAACGAGGACGGTTTCATGGACGAGTTCCGCGAGCGGTTGGCCGATTTCGGTGGCCGGCCGATTCCCCTGCAGTACGCGGAGCAACTCTCGGAACGCTACGACACCGACGTCTACCTGAAGCGGGAGGACCTGCTCCACGGCGGCGCGCACAAACTCAACAACGCGCTCGGACAGGTCCTGCTGGCGAAGTACATGGGCAAGGAGCGCATCATCGCCGAGACCGGTGCGGGACAGCACGGCACCGCGACGGCGATGGCCGCCGCGCACCTCGACATGCCCTGTGAGATCTACATGGGCAAGACCGACATCGCCCGCCAGCGCCCCAACGTCTTCCGGATGCGCATCAACGGGGCCGAGGTCAACCCCGTGACCGTCGGCCGCGGGACGCTCAAGGAGGCCATCTCCGAGACGATGCGCGACTGGGCGACCACCGTGGAGACGACGCACTACGTCATCGGTAGCGTCGTCGGCCCGCACCCGTTCCCGAAGATGGTCCGGGACTTCCAGTCGGTCATCTCCGAGGAGGCCCGCGCGCAGTGCATCGAGAAGACCGGCGGCCTGCCCGACGCGGTGCTGGCCTGTGCCGGCGGCGGGTCGAACACGATGGGCGCGTTCGCGGAGTTCGTCGACGACTCTGATGTCAGTCTGTACGCCGTCGAGGCCGGCGGCTCCTCGCTGCAGGTCGACGAGGAGGAAGGTGTCGCGCCGAACTCCGCGTCGCTGTCGACGGGCGGCGAGGGCGTCCTCCACGGTGCACGGACGAAACTCCTGCAGGACCGCGACGGGCAGATCATGGAGTCTCACTCCGTCTCGGCCGGCCTGGACTACGCCGGCGTCGGTCCCGAACTGGCCTACCTCGTCGACGAGGGCCGCGTCACGCCCGTGAACGTCGACGACGACATCGCGCTGGAGGCGTTCCACCGCCTCTCCCAGGACGAGGGTATCATCCCGGCCCTTGAGACGGCCCACGCCTTCGGCTACCTCGAGGAGCACCACGACGAGGTGGGCGACACCGTCGTCGTCAACGTCTCCGGTCGCGGCGACAAGGACTTAGAGACGGTCATCGAGGAGACGAGCAAGCGCGACCTCGACATCGCGCCGGACATGAGCGTCTTCGAGCAGGTCGGTGGGGGGATGCTGTGATGGCGCTCGAAGACGCCTTCGCCGACGAACCGGCGTTCGTTCCCTATCTCGCTGCCGGCGACCCGAACTACGCGGCGTCACTGGAGTACGTCGAAGCGCTCGCTCGCGGCGGCGCGGACGTCATCGAACTCGGCCTGCCGTTCTCGGAACCCATCGCCGAGGGCAAGACCATCCAGGACGCCATCGTCCGCTCGCTCGAAGCGGGGATGACGCCCACTCGCTTCTTCGAGTTCGTCGAGGACCTCGACGTCGAGGTCCCCATCGTCTGCATGACCTACTACAATCTGATTTACCAGTACGGTGACGAGGAGGGGCCCCGTCCCTTCGTCGAGAAGGCCGCCGAGGTCGGCATCGAGGGCTTCGTCGTCCCGGACCTGCCTGCCGAGGAGGCCGGCCCGCTCCGGGCGGCCTGTGACGAGTTCGACATCGACCTCGTCTTCATCGTCGCGCCGACGACGAAAGGCGAGCGCTTAGAGAAGATGATGGCGCAGGTCTCGGGCTACGTTTACGTCCAGGCGCGCCTGGGCGTCACCGGCGCGCGCGACGACGTCGACGACGCTACCGAGGCGTCGCTTGCCCGTCTGGCCGACTGGGACGTCCCGAAGGCCGTCGGGTTCGGTATCAAGACCGGCGAGCACGCCGAACGCATCGTCGCCGCGGGTGCGGACGGCGTC
This DNA window, taken from Haloarcula ordinaria, encodes the following:
- the trpC gene encoding indole-3-glycerol phosphate synthase; translation: MDASEEEMAPEVASILATARERGGGDERVSVDARSLADAFERAEADGRVPLIAEVKPTSPTAEGERTDDPVELAEQMVGGGAAALSVLTEPEHFGGSAETLRRVREAVDVPVLRKDFVLHEDQLDVVESDVILLIVRFLEEDGTDDLADLLAAARERGFQVLVETHTEAEVAKALDAGAEFVGVNNRDLAKLEVDLATFERVSASVPESVTLIAESGIHTPDDVTRMRRAGADALLVGSAIMDHGGDSDVAENTRRLTHPETET
- the trpB gene encoding tryptophan synthase subunit beta, which produces MSTDDAHDPKFGEYGGQYVPEALMPAIEELTDAYGRYVLENEDGFMDEFRERLADFGGRPIPLQYAEQLSERYDTDVYLKREDLLHGGAHKLNNALGQVLLAKYMGKERIIAETGAGQHGTATAMAAAHLDMPCEIYMGKTDIARQRPNVFRMRINGAEVNPVTVGRGTLKEAISETMRDWATTVETTHYVIGSVVGPHPFPKMVRDFQSVISEEARAQCIEKTGGLPDAVLACAGGGSNTMGAFAEFVDDSDVSLYAVEAGGSSLQVDEEEGVAPNSASLSTGGEGVLHGARTKLLQDRDGQIMESHSVSAGLDYAGVGPELAYLVDEGRVTPVNVDDDIALEAFHRLSQDEGIIPALETAHAFGYLEEHHDEVGDTVVVNVSGRGDKDLETVIEETSKRDLDIAPDMSVFEQVGGGML
- the trpA gene encoding tryptophan synthase subunit alpha — its product is MALEDAFADEPAFVPYLAAGDPNYAASLEYVEALARGGADVIELGLPFSEPIAEGKTIQDAIVRSLEAGMTPTRFFEFVEDLDVEVPIVCMTYYNLIYQYGDEEGPRPFVEKAAEVGIEGFVVPDLPAEEAGPLRAACDEFDIDLVFIVAPTTKGERLEKMMAQVSGYVYVQARLGVTGARDDVDDATEASLARLADWDVPKAVGFGIKTGEHAERIVAAGADGVIVGSALVDIVAEGHESGASVDDVADELEAKAHELKQGALRGAQERPQPERT